One window of the Marmota flaviventris isolate mMarFla1 chromosome 2, mMarFla1.hap1, whole genome shotgun sequence genome contains the following:
- the LOC114084946 gene encoding olfactory receptor 4F21-like — protein sequence MDGANHSVVSEFVFLGLTNSWGIQLLLFVFSSMFYVASMTGNSIIVFTVASEPHLHSPMYFLLANLSFIDLGVSSVSSPKMIYDLFRKRKVISFRGCITQIFFIHPIGGVEMVLLIAMAFDRYVAICKPLHYLTIMSPRMCIFFLVAAWVVGLTHSLVQLAFVVKLPFCGPNVLDSFYCDLPRFIKLACTDTYRLELMVTANSGFISVGSFFILIISYVVIILTVQKHSSAGSSKALSTLSAHITVVVLFFGPLIFFYTWPSPSTHLDKFLAFFDAVLTPFLNPVIYTLRNQEMKVAMRRICRQLVSYGKLS from the coding sequence ATGGATGGAGCAAATCATTCTGTAGTGTCAGAGTTTGTGTTCCTGGGACTCACCAACTCCTGGGGTATCCAACTACTCCTCTTTGTTTTCTCCTCCATGTTTTATGTGGCAAGCATGACAGGAAACTCCATCATTGTGTTCACAGTGGCTTCTGAGCCTCACTTACACTCTCCCATGTACTTTCTATTAGCTAATCTCTCCTTCATTGACCTGGGTGTTTCTTCTGTCAGTTCCCCAAAGATGATTTACGACCTTTTCAGGAAGCGAAAAGTCATCTCCTTTAGAGGCTGCATCACCCAGATCTTCTTCATCCATCCCATTGGTGGTGTGGAGATGGTGCTCCTCATAGCCATGGCCTTTGACAGATATGTGGCCATATGTAAGCCTCTGCACTACCTGACCATCATGAGCCCAAGGATGTGCATCTTCTTTTTAGTGGCTGCCTGGGTGGTTGGCCTCACGCACTCACTGGTTCAATTAGCTTTTGTAGTAAAATTGCCCTTCTGTGGCCCTAATGTGTTGGACAGCTTTTACTGTGACCTTCCTAGATTCATCAAACTTGCCTGCACAGACACCTATCGACTGGAACTCATGGTCACAGCCAACAGTGGTTTCATCTCTGTGGGCTCCTTCTTCATACTGATCATTTCCTATGTTGTCATCATTCTCACTGTTCAGAAACACTCTTCTGCTGGTTCCTCCAAGGCTCTGTCCACACTGTCAGCTCACATCACTGTGGTGGTCTTGTTCTTTGGTCCTTTGATATTCTTCTACACATGGCCATCTCCCTCCACACACCTGGATAAGTTCCTGGCCTTCTTTGATGCTGTTCTGACTCCTTTTCTGAATCCTGTCATCTACACACTACGGAACCAAGAAATGAAGGTGGCAATGAGGAGAATATGCAGACAGTTAGTGAGTTACGGGAAGCTCTCTTAA